One Kitasatospora sp. NBC_01266 genomic window carries:
- the eccE gene encoding type VII secretion protein EccE: MKVHPRPGLLGGRLRLQQLVLVEVALALVAVGWTVNRVVAAVFAVPAVLLLVLALVPVRGRSLPEALRIRSAARRRRREAAGSTPPPGTDPGLAPALELEPALRTCTHATEADLGVGRPVRRETGMIGDGTFLTSVLLVQAKDQPLRPTRTALPLPLELVCSALRVDDIALESVQLVQHTQPAPAPHLPDNALATRAYQELRDGPSTPALRLTWVALKLDPERAATAVLARGGGEEGARKALQRVTDQLAGRLNGAGFSATALDERELIAALSIATCANPLATAGRQGTGSGGSGTRRTQESARFWRIDDRFHCTYWIAKWPQLSRSGPTGPGVPAAELVNLVTGTPALASAFSLTARPGTGDSVAITGHVRVVARSEADVAQHGRQLEQRAQGAGLGLSRLDQEQAPGLLATLPLGGCA, translated from the coding sequence GTGAAGGTCCACCCGCGCCCCGGACTGCTCGGCGGACGGCTGCGCCTGCAGCAACTGGTGCTGGTCGAGGTGGCGCTGGCGCTGGTCGCCGTCGGCTGGACGGTCAACCGCGTGGTCGCCGCGGTGTTCGCGGTACCCGCCGTGCTGCTGCTGGTGCTGGCCCTGGTGCCGGTGCGCGGGCGCAGCCTGCCCGAGGCGCTGCGGATCCGCTCGGCGGCCCGTCGCCGGCGCCGCGAGGCGGCCGGCAGCACGCCGCCGCCGGGCACCGACCCCGGCCTGGCGCCCGCGCTGGAGCTGGAACCGGCGCTGCGCACCTGCACCCACGCCACCGAGGCCGACCTGGGCGTCGGCCGCCCGGTCCGCCGCGAGACCGGCATGATCGGGGACGGCACCTTCCTCACCTCGGTGCTGCTGGTGCAGGCCAAGGACCAGCCGCTGCGCCCGACCCGCACCGCGCTGCCACTGCCGCTGGAGCTGGTCTGCTCGGCCCTGCGGGTGGACGACATCGCACTGGAGTCCGTGCAGCTGGTCCAGCACACCCAGCCCGCCCCCGCCCCCCACCTGCCCGACAACGCGCTGGCCACCCGGGCCTACCAGGAGCTGCGGGACGGGCCCAGCACCCCGGCCCTGCGGCTGACCTGGGTCGCCCTCAAACTCGACCCGGAGCGCGCGGCCACCGCCGTGCTGGCTCGCGGCGGCGGCGAGGAGGGTGCCCGCAAGGCACTGCAGCGGGTCACCGACCAGCTCGCCGGGCGGCTCAACGGGGCCGGCTTCAGCGCCACCGCGCTCGACGAGCGGGAGCTGATCGCCGCGCTGTCCATCGCCACCTGCGCCAACCCGCTGGCCACGGCCGGCCGGCAGGGCACCGGCAGCGGCGGCAGCGGCACCCGCAGGACCCAGGAGAGCGCCCGGTTCTGGCGGATCGACGACCGCTTCCACTGCACCTACTGGATCGCCAAGTGGCCCCAGCTGAGCCGTTCCGGCCCGACCGGCCCCGGCGTGCCGGCCGCCGAGCTGGTCAACCTGGTCACCGGCACCCCGGCCCTGGCCAGCGCGTTCAGCCTGACCGCCCGCCCCGGCACCGGCGACTCGGTGGCGATCACCGGGCACGTGCGGGTGGTCGCGCGCAGCGAGGCCGACGTGGCCCAGCACGGCCGGCAGCTGGAGCAGCGCGCGCAGGGCGCGGGCCTGGGCCTGTCCCGGCTGGACCAGGAGCAGGCGCCCGGCCTGCTCGCCACCCTGCCGCTGGGGGGATGTGCCTGA